The Fulvivirga ligni genome window below encodes:
- a CDS encoding MBL fold metallo-hydrolase, translated as MRVTTLGTGTSQGVPVIACDCEVCLSLDYHDKRTRTSIHIETEGKSFIIDTGPDFRNQVLRERIKQLDAIIFTHEHKDHTAGLDDVRAFNFRQQKDMPIYAKHNVIEQLKQEFSYAFGEKKYPGVPQIKVYEIDNSPFEVEGVLFTPIQVMHLKLPVFGFRVKDFSYITDANYISEEEKEKVKGSKVLVLNALQKETHISHFNLEQAIALAEEIGAEQTYFTHISHRMGLHKEVKTELPDNMHLAHDGLTIEM; from the coding sequence GTGAGGGTGACCACATTAGGCACCGGAACATCTCAGGGCGTACCTGTGATAGCATGTGATTGCGAGGTATGCTTATCATTAGATTACCATGATAAGCGTACCCGCACTTCTATTCACATAGAAACAGAAGGCAAAAGCTTTATCATAGATACCGGACCCGATTTCCGAAATCAGGTACTCAGAGAAAGAATAAAGCAGCTGGATGCTATTATCTTCACCCACGAGCACAAAGATCACACTGCAGGCCTCGATGATGTACGGGCATTTAACTTTAGGCAACAAAAAGACATGCCTATTTATGCCAAGCACAACGTAATAGAACAGCTAAAACAAGAGTTTAGCTACGCTTTTGGCGAGAAAAAATACCCCGGAGTTCCTCAAATCAAAGTTTATGAAATAGACAATTCACCTTTTGAAGTAGAGGGTGTACTCTTCACTCCTATTCAGGTGATGCATCTGAAACTACCGGTGTTCGGCTTTAGAGTGAAAGACTTTTCATACATCACAGACGCCAATTACATTAGCGAGGAAGAAAAAGAAAAGGTAAAAGGCTCGAAGGTATTGGTGCTGAACGCACTGCAAAAAGAAACACACATTTCTCATTTTAATCTGGAGCAGGCCATAGCTTTAGCTGAAGAAATTGGCGCCGAACAAACCTACTTCACACACATAAGCCATAGAATGGGGCTGCATAAAGAAGTAAAAACCGAACTTCCTGATAATATGCACCTAGCCCATGATGGTCTAACTATAGAAATGTAG
- a CDS encoding response regulator has protein sequence MAKRILLADDSPVIQTLSKKIFSGQGYHIKGIKSGTKVIEEIEKNDYDVIILDIILPGADGMQLAKQIRELSDSKKANMPIIAISGNYKNYAKSDFDDVGINEYLIKPLDYDALVNAVKKYTS, from the coding sequence ATGGCAAAAAGAATTTTACTTGCGGATGACAGTCCTGTTATTCAGACCCTTTCGAAGAAGATTTTCTCAGGTCAGGGATACCACATTAAGGGGATCAAGTCAGGGACTAAGGTAATTGAGGAAATTGAGAAGAATGATTATGATGTTATAATATTAGACATCATATTACCAGGTGCAGACGGTATGCAGCTAGCTAAGCAAATTCGTGAGTTAAGTGACTCTAAGAAAGCTAATATGCCTATTATAGCTATCTCTGGTAACTACAAAAACTACGCTAAGTCAGATTTCGATGATGTGGGCATAAATGAGTACCTCATTAAGCCACTAGACTATGATGCGTTAGTAAACGCGGTGAAAAAATACACTAGCTAA
- a CDS encoding PAS domain-containing sensor histidine kinase, translating to MNSKGQKELSLENKVDELKQQLYEEQNKNAFTNAILEGGSLIIWAVNTDLNLISFNQNYFRHFLQKYSDGLVAYENKGRIKSEDADRFWKRHYQEALTGASTNFEIRIDINGKYSWKEVFLTPIYDTLGEITGISGLAHDITDKMQSKIDLIISEEKFRNIFESFQDLYFRFDFDGKLIMLSPSVVDIIGYTEEEILGMDIIDYYRSNRKTAFLIRKLTASKRVRNFETDLLHKNGRIVHCICNIRIISDDEDTPLYVEGVARDISELKKTHQELERSKEFAERSLKVKERFLANMSHEIRTPLNGIMGMLHLLDDSNLSGKQKQHIKALKGSSEILLNILNDLLDLSKIEAGKMRINKTNMHTRALMNKLELLYHPQAEENGIALKFSIGQHVPKYIFCDETKLIQIYSNLISNSIKFTPEGGTVNVNLTLADRRSNRTNIVLEGSVEDNGIGIDKKDQEKIFTSFTQLDSSSSKSYKGTGLGLHISKKLIKLLKGKLTLESEVGKGSRFTFTFQTKTADNLEAKPNDASINPTLSYAPLILLVDDNKVNLDLASEILRNAGCKVNTAMRGDEALKKCKTNHYDLVLMDIQMPDMDGYETTARIVAECNEAPPVIAMTAYSLDSDEERFADAGMSDFIAKPIKPSILIQKVESWTNKRENSVLKEKDVPQSTLLSDIDMATLETLRKYAGTEVLNETLKEFEKESKKQLIDIARSFKNKDFDVTLNILHALKGNASTLGVEKMAQQAELMEDRLKTKEYYNFEEGLSTLRVLYQSFLNEVENLMN from the coding sequence ATGAATAGTAAGGGTCAAAAAGAACTGAGTTTAGAGAACAAAGTTGATGAGCTAAAACAGCAACTTTACGAGGAGCAGAACAAAAACGCCTTTACTAATGCCATACTCGAAGGTGGATCACTCATAATATGGGCCGTAAACACTGATCTAAACCTCATTTCATTTAACCAGAACTATTTCAGACACTTCCTTCAAAAATACTCTGATGGACTGGTGGCCTATGAAAACAAAGGCCGAATAAAAAGCGAAGATGCTGACCGTTTCTGGAAAAGGCATTATCAAGAAGCCCTCACCGGTGCCAGCACTAACTTTGAAATTCGGATAGATATCAATGGAAAATATTCCTGGAAAGAGGTTTTTCTAACACCTATCTACGATACACTAGGTGAGATTACTGGAATTTCAGGCCTGGCTCATGACATTACTGATAAGATGCAGTCTAAAATAGATCTGATTATCAGTGAAGAAAAGTTCAGGAACATATTCGAGTCATTCCAGGATCTATATTTCAGGTTTGATTTTGATGGTAAGCTAATCATGCTGAGCCCTTCTGTGGTAGATATTATCGGCTATACAGAAGAAGAAATTCTGGGCATGGACATCATCGATTACTATAGAAGTAACAGAAAAACGGCCTTTTTAATACGAAAGCTCACCGCCTCAAAACGGGTGAGAAACTTTGAAACTGACCTTTTGCATAAAAACGGAAGGATTGTTCACTGCATCTGCAACATCAGAATAATAAGCGATGATGAAGATACTCCTTTATATGTAGAAGGTGTAGCCAGAGATATCAGCGAGTTGAAAAAGACTCACCAGGAGTTAGAGCGCAGTAAGGAGTTTGCCGAAAGATCATTAAAAGTAAAAGAGCGTTTCCTGGCTAACATGAGTCATGAAATAAGAACTCCTTTAAATGGTATCATGGGAATGTTGCATTTATTGGATGATTCTAACCTCAGTGGCAAGCAAAAACAACATATAAAAGCCCTAAAAGGCTCATCAGAGATATTACTTAACATTCTTAATGACCTGCTAGACCTCTCTAAAATTGAGGCTGGAAAGATGCGTATTAATAAAACTAATATGCATACCCGGGCATTAATGAATAAGCTGGAGCTACTATACCATCCGCAGGCGGAAGAAAATGGCATTGCTCTTAAATTCAGCATTGGCCAGCACGTGCCGAAATATATCTTCTGTGATGAAACCAAGCTAATTCAAATCTATTCCAACCTTATAAGCAACAGTATAAAATTCACCCCCGAAGGAGGTACTGTAAATGTAAATCTGACGTTAGCAGATCGCAGATCAAATAGAACTAACATTGTGCTGGAAGGGAGTGTAGAAGATAACGGTATAGGGATAGATAAGAAAGATCAGGAAAAGATATTTACTAGCTTCACTCAGCTTGATAGTTCAAGTAGTAAATCTTACAAAGGCACCGGTTTAGGCCTGCATATATCCAAAAAATTAATTAAATTATTAAAAGGAAAGCTAACTCTGGAGTCAGAGGTAGGAAAAGGCAGCCGTTTTACTTTCACTTTCCAAACTAAAACGGCAGATAATCTGGAAGCAAAACCTAATGATGCTTCTATAAACCCCACCCTATCTTATGCTCCACTGATATTATTGGTAGATGATAATAAGGTAAATCTGGACCTGGCCTCTGAAATACTGAGAAATGCAGGCTGCAAGGTAAATACAGCCATGCGTGGTGATGAGGCTTTAAAAAAATGTAAGACCAATCATTATGATTTGGTACTAATGGATATACAAATGCCTGATATGGATGGTTATGAAACCACCGCTCGGATAGTGGCTGAGTGTAATGAGGCTCCGCCAGTGATAGCCATGACTGCATATTCTCTGGATAGCGATGAGGAAAGGTTTGCAGATGCCGGCATGAGTGACTTCATTGCTAAACCCATTAAACCGTCCATATTAATACAAAAGGTAGAATCATGGACCAATAAACGAGAAAATAGCGTTTTAAAAGAAAAAGATGTGCCTCAAAGCACACTTTTATCCGATATTGATATGGCTACTTTAGAAACTTTGCGTAAATATGCAGGTACTGAAGTTCTAAATGAGACACTGAAAGAGTTTGAGAAAGAAAGCAAAAAGCAATTAATTGACATTGCTCGCTCCTTTAAAAACAAAGATTTTGATGTAACTTTGAACATTTTACATGCCCTAAAAGGAAACGCTTCTACTTTAGGTGTTGAAAAAATGGCGCAACAGGCTGAGCTAATGGAGGATAGGCTAAAAACCAAAGAGTATTATAACTTTGAGGAAGGTTTATCTACCTTGCGAGTCTTATATCAATCATTTTTAAATGAGGTTGAAAACTTAATGAATTAA
- the miaA gene encoding tRNA (adenosine(37)-N6)-dimethylallyltransferase MiaA, with product MKSLIVVVGPTAVGKTDLCIRLAQEYKTEIVSADSRQVFRELEIGTAKPSADELQQVKHHFINSHSIHEDFNAGDYERDALELLERLFEIHDVVILTGGSGLYVKALTDGMADMPEIDPEVRSQLKAELEGKGLSFLVEELKEADPDYYGQVDLQNPQRVIRALEVIRSTGHKYSELRTDEKKQRPFKIIKVGLERPREELYQRIDLRMDIMIGQGLFQEAKDFHHLKHINALQTVGYKEIFDHLDGEYDRGEAIRLLKRNSRRYAKRQFTWFRRDEEMKWFHPDNYDGILHYISEQIG from the coding sequence GTGAAAAGTTTAATTGTTGTGGTAGGTCCCACTGCGGTGGGTAAGACAGATCTATGTATAAGGCTCGCTCAAGAGTATAAAACAGAAATAGTTTCTGCGGATTCCAGACAGGTTTTTCGAGAACTGGAAATTGGTACTGCGAAGCCATCTGCTGATGAGCTGCAACAAGTAAAGCATCATTTCATAAATTCTCATTCCATCCATGAAGATTTCAATGCTGGTGATTATGAGCGGGATGCGCTTGAGTTGCTGGAGCGTTTATTTGAGATTCATGACGTAGTAATCCTCACCGGAGGATCAGGCCTTTATGTAAAAGCTTTGACCGATGGTATGGCTGATATGCCTGAAATAGATCCGGAAGTAAGAAGTCAGTTAAAGGCAGAGTTGGAAGGAAAAGGGCTTTCTTTTCTGGTGGAAGAGCTCAAAGAGGCTGACCCGGATTATTATGGACAAGTTGATCTTCAAAATCCACAAAGGGTGATCAGGGCACTGGAGGTAATCAGAAGTACAGGGCATAAGTATTCTGAACTTAGAACAGACGAGAAAAAACAAAGGCCATTTAAAATAATTAAAGTAGGCTTGGAGCGCCCCAGAGAAGAACTTTATCAGCGAATTGACCTGAGAATGGATATCATGATAGGGCAGGGGTTATTTCAGGAGGCAAAAGATTTTCACCATTTAAAGCATATTAATGCACTGCAAACCGTAGGTTACAAAGAAATTTTTGATCATCTGGATGGTGAATATGACAGGGGTGAGGCCATTAGATTACTGAAAAGAAACTCTCGCAGGTATGCCAAGAGACAGTTTACATGGTTCAGAAGAGATGAAGAAATGAAATGGTTTCACCCTGACAATTATGACGGAATATTACATTACATCAGTGAACAAATAGGATAG
- a CDS encoding thioredoxin family protein translates to MKKQWSFLKKRKKKIFIDVYTDWCGWCKKMDKDTFNKGEIAAYLNENYYPVKLNAEQEEDIIFKGNTFKFVASGRKGYHQLAAALLQNKLSFPSFVILNEDFEIINITPGYQQPAPFHKIITYYYGEYYASQDKSKQFEEEYKSPF, encoded by the coding sequence TTGAAGAAGCAGTGGAGCTTTCTAAAAAAGAGAAAAAAAAAGATTTTTATAGATGTTTATACTGACTGGTGTGGATGGTGTAAGAAAATGGATAAAGATACCTTCAATAAAGGTGAGATTGCAGCATATCTAAATGAGAATTACTATCCTGTAAAGCTCAATGCTGAGCAGGAAGAAGATATAATTTTCAAAGGAAATACCTTCAAATTTGTAGCGTCTGGCAGGAAAGGATACCATCAGCTTGCGGCTGCGTTGCTTCAAAATAAATTAAGCTTCCCATCTTTCGTTATTCTTAATGAAGATTTCGAAATCATCAATATAACCCCTGGATATCAGCAGCCAGCACCTTTTCATAAAATCATCACCTATTATTATGGTGAGTATTATGCCTCTCAGGATAAGTCAAAACAATTTGAAGAGGAGTACAAATCTCCTTTCTAA
- a CDS encoding trimeric intracellular cation channel family protein: MTLLYTLEIIGTFVFAISGIRLAAKKEMDIFGVTVIGFVTAVGGGTTRDVLLGSYPVAWVQDINYPIAILLALPFTFIFRKYIVNMRRTFFVFDTVGIALFTISGMQKALNLGIHPGLAITMGMVSAVVGGVIRDILCNEIPLIFRKEIYATACLVGAIVFFLLEHYEVFSQNINYIATIITIIIIRVVAIKFNLSLPKMKV, encoded by the coding sequence ATGACATTACTCTACACATTAGAAATTATAGGTACATTCGTATTTGCCATAAGTGGTATTAGGCTGGCCGCAAAGAAGGAGATGGATATCTTTGGTGTTACCGTTATCGGCTTTGTTACGGCCGTGGGCGGAGGTACCACGCGAGATGTTTTATTAGGCAGCTATCCTGTAGCCTGGGTGCAGGATATTAACTACCCCATTGCCATCCTACTGGCACTTCCTTTCACTTTTATATTTCGAAAGTACATTGTTAACATGCGTCGTACTTTTTTTGTGTTTGATACAGTGGGTATTGCTCTTTTTACCATCAGTGGCATGCAAAAAGCATTAAACCTTGGTATTCATCCGGGGTTAGCAATTACCATGGGTATGGTTTCAGCTGTGGTGGGTGGTGTTATAAGAGATATTCTTTGTAATGAGATTCCACTAATTTTCAGAAAAGAAATCTATGCCACAGCCTGCCTGGTGGGTGCCATCGTATTTTTCCTACTCGAACACTATGAAGTTTTCAGTCAAAACATCAACTATATAGCCACCATCATTACCATTATTATCATAAGAGTAGTGGCTATAAAATTCAACCTTTCACTTCCTAAAATGAAGGTTTAG
- a CDS encoding FKBP-type peptidyl-prolyl cis-trans isomerase translates to MSEAKKGDRVKVHYTGKLTDGSVFDSSKDREPLEFELGSGMMIAGFDKAVTGMKVGDAKTADIPADEGYGQRNDEMVVQVPKAQLPADLNPEVGQQLAMQQPNGQSVPVLVTKVEADNIEIDANHPLAGKDLVFDIELVSIN, encoded by the coding sequence ATGTCTGAAGCAAAAAAAGGCGACAGAGTAAAAGTACATTATACAGGGAAGTTAACTGATGGATCTGTTTTTGATTCTTCAAAGGACAGAGAGCCTCTTGAATTTGAATTAGGTTCAGGAATGATGATTGCAGGTTTTGACAAAGCTGTTACTGGAATGAAAGTAGGCGATGCTAAAACTGCAGATATACCAGCAGATGAAGGTTATGGACAAAGAAATGATGAGATGGTGGTACAAGTACCTAAAGCTCAGCTTCCTGCAGACCTTAATCCTGAAGTAGGACAGCAGCTTGCAATGCAGCAGCCTAACGGCCAGTCTGTGCCAGTGCTAGTTACTAAGGTAGAGGCTGATAACATCGAAATCGATGCTAACCATCCGCTAGCTGGAAAAGATTTAGTATTTGATATCGAATTGGTTTCTATTAACTAA